The following are encoded in a window of Magnolia sinica isolate HGM2019 chromosome 11, MsV1, whole genome shotgun sequence genomic DNA:
- the LOC131219074 gene encoding large ribosomal subunit protein eL14y-like, whose translation MPFKRHVEIGRVALVNYGKDYGKLVVIVDLIDKNRALVDAPDIVQGQMNFNRLSLTDIKIDIPIIPKKKSLIATMEAADVKNKWEKSSWGRKLIVQKRRASLNDFDRFKVMLTKIKRGGAVRQELAQLSKQAVAA comes from the coding sequence ATGCCATTTAAGCGACATGTAGAGATCGGGCGAGTCGCTCTTGTAAACTACGGGAAAGACTACGGAAAGCTAGTCGTAATCGTCGACCTTATTGATAAGAACAGGGCTCTTGTAGACGCCCCTGACATAGTGCAAGGTCAAATGAATTTCAATAGGCTTTCGCTGACAGATATCAAGATTGACATTCCAATAATACCCAAGAAGAAGTCACTTATTGCTACCATGGAAGCTGCAGATGTGAAGAACAAGTGGGAGAAAAGCTCGTGGGGCCGAAAGCTGATTGTGCAAAAGAGAAGAGCTTCCCTCAATGACTTTGATAGGTTCAAGGTCATGTTGACAAAGATCAAGAGGGGAGGTGCAGTCAGGCAAGAGCTCGCCCAGTTGAGCAAGCAAGCTGTTGCTGCTTAA